In the Desulfosporosinus acidiphilus SJ4 genome, AGTTTCAGCGACTAAACTTATGACTAAGGCGGCAGAACGTAAGGTAGTCTTCGTCCCTGGAACACCTTTCTTTACCTCAGAACACGGTGACGATTTTATACGTTTAAACTTCACTTTTGAAGAACTTAAAAATATTACGGAAGGGATTCAGAGGTTGTGTGAAGCTATGAAAGAGTTAATAGATGAACAAAATTGCAGCGATGATTATCCCTCACTGGAGATCAATCCAATCGTTTAATCTAATGGTCTATTTTAGGCGAGATGAAGGAGGAGTTAGCATGGATTTTAAGTATGCGAAGAGAATGGACTTTATAAAGGCCTCTGAGATCAGAGAAATTTTAAAGGTTGCTGAGAGACCGGAGTTTATTTCATTTGCTGGTGGTTTACCTGCACCAGAGCTTTTTCCTGTAGAAGAAATTAAAGAAGTATGTAGAATTGTGCTTGAGGAAGAAGGCGCAAAAGCCTTGCAATATTCAGCCACCGAAGGATATACCCCACTCAGGCAATGGATAGCGCAAAGAATGAATCACCGGTTAGGGACTTGCTTCGATACCGATAATATACTGATAACTCACGGATCACAACAGGCTCTTGACCTAACAGGTAAAGTTTTTCTCGATGAAGGAGATATTGTACTTTGTGAAAGTCCAACTTACCTTGCTGCAATTAGTGCCTTCAGAGCCTATGGCTGTAATTTCGTCGAGGTGCCTACAGATGATGAGGGAATGATACCGGAAGAACTGAATAGGATTCTGGAAAACACTCAAAAGGTTAAATTAATTTACGTCATTCCTGACTTTCAGAATCCAACGGGAAGGACTTGGAGTCTTGAGAGGCGAAAATCCCTAGTTAATGCAGCAACAAAGCACAATGTTATGATTATTGAGGACAATCCATATGGGGAACTTAGGTTTGAAGGTGAAAATTTGCCATCAGTTAAATCCTTTGATCAGGTAGGTTGTGTGCTTTGTTATGGAACTTTCTCCAAAACATTTTGCCCAGGCTATAGAATTGGTTGGGTTGCCGGTGAAAAGTCGGTCATTAGAAAATATGTCCTAGTTAAGCAAGGGACAGATTTGCAATGTAATACCCTTGCTC is a window encoding:
- a CDS encoding PLP-dependent aminotransferase family protein: MDFKYAKRMDFIKASEIREILKVAERPEFISFAGGLPAPELFPVEEIKEVCRIVLEEEGAKALQYSATEGYTPLRQWIAQRMNHRLGTCFDTDNILITHGSQQALDLTGKVFLDEGDIVLCESPTYLAAISAFRAYGCNFVEVPTDDEGMIPEELNRILENTQKVKLIYVIPDFQNPTGRTWSLERRKSLVNAATKHNVMIIEDNPYGELRFEGENLPSVKSFDQVGCVLCYGTFSKTFCPGYRIGWVAGEKSVIRKYVLVKQGTDLQCNTLAQREIAKYLELYDIDKHIAKIREVYKRRKTIMVQAMEKEFPEGVTFTRPQGGLFAWVELPANINARDVLEKSLEKRVAFVPGGSFFPNGGKENTFRVNYSNMPEERIREGIKYLGETLKQFM